GACGGCATCACGCCATCGGGCCCGCGCCTGTTCGAGTTCCGCTCGATCGGCGGGTACGACTGAGGCCTCTGATGACACCGGCAAGCTCCCTGTTGTCGCAGCGTGCGGCAGTCCGCGAGTGCGGACTATTGGGGTTCAGGCTAGATGATGGCGCGGCGCGCTCATGCAGCGCCCGGCCCGCACCGCCGAGCGCCCCCCGGGGCGTGGGGACACGAGATGTTCATCGGCACCCCGTACGCTTGATTGCCGTGGCCAGGACGATGTTGAGTGTGGGACGAGGGATTCGCGCCATGCCCGCAGCCGTCCGTTCGACGATCCGTCAGATCCCCCGGCGACGCATCATGCTCACCGCGATCGTCATTGTGATTCTCATCGCAGTCGCCCTGCTCGTTCCGGTGCCGACTGCGGTCCAGCTTCGCGACTGGGCCCAATCCCTGGGCCCGTGGTTTCCGCTGGCGTTCCTCGCCCTGCACAGCGTGGTGACGGTGCTGCCGTTCCCCCGAACCGCGTTCACCCTCGCGGCCGGCCTGCTGTTCGGGGCAGGGCTGGGAATCGCGCTCGCGGTCGTCGCGAGCGCGATCAGCGCCCTGATCGCGCTGATCGCGGTACGGGCCTTCGGCTGGCAGATCTCGAGTCTGGTGAGCCACCCGTCGATCGACAGCATCGACGCGCACCTTCGTCGCCGAGGGTGGCTGGCCGTGATGTCGCTGCGGCTCATCCCCGCGGTGCCGTTCTCGGTGATCAACTACGCCGCGGGCGCCTCAGCGGTTCGGGTGCTCCCCTACCTCGGAGCGACGATCGTGGGTCTGGCGCCGGGAACCGCGGCGGTGGTGATCCTCGGCGACGCCCTGACCGGACGGATCAATCCCACGCTGGTGCTGGTGTCGGTGTGCACGGCGTGCGTCGGGGTGGCCGGCCTGATCGTCGAGATCCGCAACCACCGGCGCACTCACGCGCCTGCACGCGCGGAGTCGGGCCCCTTGACCGTCAGCGTCGAGAACAGCGCCAGAAACGACGAGGCCGCGACCAGTCCCGGGCTGTAGTCCTTGGCGCGCAGGTGTGAGCCGACCGCCAATATGAAGTAGATGGTCAGCATGAACGTCGTCAGCCGCGCCAACGCCGGGAACCGACCCGCGGAGAGCAGGCCGATCGCGGAGGCCGCCTTCACCACCGGGACGATCGGCCGGTACTTCTGCGGCAACCCGACATCATCGAAGGACTTGGTGATGACCGCCAGCGGGATGGCGCACGCGACGGCGTCGGCGGCCTGAACCGCCGCCAGCGCGGTGTACGTCCTCGTCGACGTCAGCCCGCTCATGGCTGGGCCCGATGGACACCGGCGGGCGGCAGCGACGACGGCTGCGGGAAGCCCGGCCCCGGAAGCGCCGCGCCGGGAGTCTGTTCAGGGGTCTCGCGGGCGTCGGCCTCGGCCTTCGCCACCGCCTGGGCGATCACCGGATCGGTCTTGGTGTCGAACCAGTCCGCGACCTCGTCGGAGTCGTCGACCGGCGCAGTCTCGGGTTCCACCGGCGAGGGCGTGTAGCGGAACACGCCGTCCTCGCCCGGTGCACCCAGCAGTTTCGTGAAACCCTGCAGCGCAGAACCGAAGTCGCTTGGCACCACCCAGACCTTGTTGGCCTCCCCCTTGGCCATCAACGGCAGGGTCTGCAGGTACTGATAGGCCAGCAGTTCGGGAGTGGGGCGGCCGGCCTTGATCGCGGCGAACGTCTTCTCGATGGCCTTGGCCTGCCCCTGGGCCTGCAGGTACTGCGCGGCGCGTTCACCCTGAGCACGGAGCATGCGGGACTGCCGCTCGGCCTCGGCCGCCAGGATCGCGGCCTGTTTAGCGCCCTCGGCGGCAAGGATCTGGGACTGCTTCTGCCCCTCGGCCTGCTTGATCGACGACTCGCGGACACCTTCCGCGGTCAGGATCATGGCGCGCTTCTCGCGGTCGGCCTTCATCTGCTTCTCCATCGACTCCTGGATCGACGGCGGCGGATCGATGGCCTTGAGTTCGACGCGGGCCACCCGCAGGCCCCACTTTCCGGTGGCCTCGTCGAGCACGCCACGGAGTTGCGCGTTGATCGAGTCGCGCGAGGTCAGGGTCTGCTCGAGCGTCATGCCGCCGACGACGTTGCGCAGTGTCGTAGTGGTCAGCTGCTCGACACCGACGATGTAGTTGCTGATCGCGTACACCGCGGCCTGCGGGTTGGTGACCTGGAAATAGACCACGGTGTCGATGTGCAGGGTGAGGTTGTCCTCGGTGATGACGGGCTGCGGCGGGAAGGACACCACGCGCTCGCGCAGGTCCACCCGGGCCCTGATTCGGTCGATGAACGGCACCAACAGAGTCAACTGGCCGCTGACCGTGCGGCTGTACCGGCCCAGTCGTTCGATCACCGCGGCCTCGGCCTGCGGGATCAGCGCGACGGATTTGGCCACGATGATGATCGCCAGAATGACCAAGACCGCCAGCATCACCAGACCGGCGACTGCACCGTCCATCATCAACCCCCTGTAGTTGTCAGTCGGATTTCCAGACCACCGCGGTGGCGCCGTCGATGCGCATCACCGTGACCTGGTCACCCGGTTTGTAGACGTCACCGCCATTGAGCGGACGCGCCGTCCAGATCTCGCCCTCAAGCTTGACCTGGCCTTGATGTGCGGTGATCTGATCGAGCACGAGCGCTGACTTGCCCTCGAGCGCCTCGATTCCAGTCTCGGCCGGCTCCCCGGACTGCAGGCGCCGCCGCAGGGCGGGCCGGACCAGTACCAGCAGCAGCACCGAGACCACGAGGAACACCGCGCCGTCCGCCCAGATCGGCCAGCCGAAGAGTGCACTCGTGCCTGCTGCGGCCAGCGCACCGCCGCCGAGCATCAGCAGGAAGAGATCGCCGGTGAGGACTTCGGCACCGGCCAACCCGAGAGCTGCGATGAGCCAGATCAGGGCCGCGGGCATAGCGCCAGGATAGCCCGTGTCGAGAAGATTGCGGGGCCCCTTCGGACCGCGCGCCACGGGCCGGGGCAGCTATTACACTCTCCAACATCATGTGGTGTCCGAGTGTGTCGCTGACGTTGTGGGCCAATGCCTGGCTGGCGGGCCAGGCCGCGCCCGATGACGTCCTCGACGCGTTGTCACTCTGGGCGCCAACGCATTCGGTGGCGGCCTACGACGCCGAGGCGGCGCGGGTGACCGGCCTGCCGTGGCCCGACGTCGACAACGCCACGTCGGTGTCGCTGCTGCAGACCGTGCGCGCGGCCGCGGGTGCCCGCCGGAACGAGGGGCCGGCACTGTCGCTCACGCTGCCGGTGCCCGGAGACGTGCGCGGCCTGCCTGCGGGCACCACCTTCGCCCGCGACGCCATGGCCGCCGGCGAAGCCGTCGTGATCGCGTCGGACCGCGGCGCCCCGATCGGACTCGTCCCCGAGTTCGAGTACAGCGGTGACCCACTCGACGTGGACGACGCCGAGGCCGACCTCGACCCACCCCTGCTGACCTGGACCGCATACTCGCTGCCTGCGACGCCGGTGGCCGAACATCCCGACCTCGGCGGCGCCGAACTCGCACTGCGTTCGGCGGTGCGCGCGGCCGCCGACGCACTGACGACGCTGAGGGCCGGTGGGTCGGGCGTCGACGTCGAGGATCCGCGCGGCATGGTCGAACAGGTGCTGCATGCGACGCAAGTGCATCGCGCCCCCGACCACGCGCCCAGCCGTGCACTGCGGGTCATGGAGAACGCCGCGCACGTCGACGCCATCATCACCGTCAGTGCGGGGCTGATGCCGATTGCGGCGAACTCGTCGTCGGAGATTCAGCTTGCGTCAGATGCGTTGCGGCCCTTGGCCAGCGTGGTGCGCAACGCCCGACTGGCCGCCGTCACCGCGATTCTGCACTCGGCCTGGCAGGCCTAGCGGCACCGCCGACCGCCACGCAGTGCGGCGGCTCGCAGGCCTGGCCGTTGACGCTGATCCCGCAGCCCGCAACGGAATCGGCGTGCGGCACCCTGAGCGGCGGTGCACCGGTGCGCAGTTCGTCGATGAGGTCCACGGCCAACCGCGCGTAGCGGACGTCGTCGTTGGGCGTCGTCGCCCGGGCCAGCGCGACACCGAGTTCGCGCGCCTGCTCGGCGACTTCACTGTCGAGGTCCCAGACCACCTCGATGTGGTCGGCGACGAAACCGATCGGGCAGACGATGAGCGCCTTGGCGCCCTGCTCTGCCAGGGCCGCAACATGATCTCCGATGTCGGGCTCGAGCCACGGGATGTGCGGCGGCCCCGACCGGGACTGCCAGACCTGGTCGTAGTCGGTGTATCCGGCCGCCGCGGCCACCAACTCCGTGGCACAGCGGACCTGACGGCTGTAGAGCCGCGGACCGCGCGCGTCGTCGGCCGCGATCGGGATCGAGTGGGCCGTGAACACCAGGCGCGCGGCATCCCGCAGGTGCTCCGGAAGCGTCTGGCGCGCAGCGGCGATCGCGTCGGCGAACATCTCGACCAACAGCGGGTGGTCGAAATACTGTCGCAGTTTGACCAGTTCGGGCGCACCGTCGCCGACAGCGCGGCGCGCGCGGGCGATGTCCTCGACGTACTGCGTGCATCCGGAGTACCCGCCCCAGGCCGAGGTCACGAACACCGCGGCCCGCCTGACGCCGTCGTCGCGCATCGCGGCGACGGCGTCCTCGACGTAGGGCTCCCAGTTCCGGTTGCCGAAGTAGATCGGCAGATCGGTCACGGTACGCAGGCGTTCGATCAGCGCACGGTTGATGCCGTTGATGGGTGACACGCCGCCGAAGTGCAGGTAGTGCTCGGCGACGTCGTCAAGGCGCTCCGGCGGGATGTTGCGACCCCGCGTCACGTTCTCCAGGAACGGGCGGACCTGTTCGGGTCCCTCGGGTCCGCCGAAGGACAGCAGGAGAATCGCGTCGAAGTCCATGCGGGCCGCTAGAGCAGCTGGGTGCTGGCGCCGCCGTCGGCGTAGATGATGGTGCCGGTGGTGGCGGGCAGCCAGTCCGACAGCAGGGCGCACACGGTCTTGGCGACCGGGGTCGGGTCCTTCATGTTCCAGCCGACGGGGGCGCGCTGGTCCCAGCCCTCCTCGAGGAGGCGCATCTGGTCACCGGCCTCGGCGCCCAGTGCGCCGCCGACGATCGCGCTCATCGCGAGCGTCCGGATGGGGCCTGCGGCCACGAGGTTCGAGCGGACGCCGAAGGGGCCGGCCTCGCGAGCGACGAACCGGTTCACCGACTCCAGCGCACTCTTGGCCACCGTCATCCAGTTGTAGGCGGGCATCGCGCGGGTCGGGTCGAAGTCCATGCCGACGATGCTGCCGCCGGAGTTCATGACCGGCAGCGTGGCCTTGGCCAGCGAGGCGTAGGAGTACGCCGAGATGTGGATGCCCTTGGCGACGTCCTCGTACGGGGCGTCGAAGAACGGGTTGACGCCCATGCCGGTCTGGGGCATGAAGCCGATCGAGTGCACCACACCGTCGAGCTTGTTGCCCTCGCCGATCACCTCGGTGATGCGGCCGGCCAGCGAGTCGAGGTGCTCGTTGTTCTGCACGTCGAGTTCCAGCAGCGGCGCGGGCTTGGGCAGCCGGTCGGCGATGCGCTGGATCAGCTTCATCCGGTCGAATCCGGTCAGCACCAACTCGGCGCCGGCCTCCTGCGCCTGCTTGGCGATGTGAAACGCGATGGACGAGTCCGTGATGATGCCGGTGACGAGGATGCGCTTGCCCTCGAGCAGACCTGCCATTGTGGTGACTCCTTATAAGCGAATGTTTGGATAAGCCAAAGCTTTTGGGTCAGTGACCCATGCCCATGCCGCCGTCGACGGGGATCACCGCGCCTGCGATGTAGCTGGCGTCCTCCGACGCCAGGAAGCTGACGGCGCCGGCCACCTCCTCGGCGGTGCCGACGCGCTTGGCCGGGATGAACTCCAGCGCACCCTCCTGGATGCGCTCGTCGAGCGAGCGGGTCATCTCGGTGTCGATGTAGCCCGGGGCCACCACGTTGGCGGTGACGCCGGCCTTCGACAGCTCACGGGAGATGGAGCGTGCCATGCCGATCAGGCCGGCCTTGGCGGCTGCGTAGTTGGCCTGGTTGCCGATGCCCCACATGCCCGACACCGAGCCGATGAAGATGATCCGGCCGAAGCGTTTGCGCTGCATGCTGCGCGACGCACGCTGGGCCACCCGGAACGCGCCGGTCAGGTTGGCGTTGATGACCTCTTCGAACCTGTCCTCGGTCATCCGCATGAGGAACGCGTCCTTCGAGATGCCCGCGTTGGACACCAGCACTTCGACCGGGCCCTGATGCTCCTCGACCTCTTTGAACGCCCGGTCCACCGCGGCATTGTCGGTCACATCGCACACGACGCCGAACAGGCCCTCGGGGGCTCCGGACCCGCGGTGCGTGACGGCGACCTTGTGCCCGTCGGCCGCCAGGCGCTGCGCGATGGCCAGGCCGATGCCCCGGTTGCCGCCCGTCACCAGGACAGAGCGGGAGACGAAAGCCGGCTTGCCTGCGCTCGGAGCCGCCTCGGCCCCGGTGGTCTGGGTGTCGGTCATGATCGTCAACCTATCGTTTCGGCGCGAGCAGACACAAAATCGCCCCTGTACGGGCAAGTGCGTGCAAGTCTGCGTCTGCTCGCGGAGGTGGAGGGGTCAGCCGGGCAGGCGGCGGTTGATCAGCAGCGAGGCGAGTGCGGCCGCCGCCAGGATCAGGGCCCCCAGTCGCAGCCACCCCACACTGGCGTCGCCCTTGATGGTCTCGTAGCCGATCTGCTCCTGCAGCGAGGTGAACACCTCTTTGAGCTGCTCGAGGCTCGATGCGGTGTAGGCGTTGCCGCCCGACAGGTCGGCGATCTTCTTGAGCATCTCGTCATCGACCGGCACGGGCTGGCGCTGATCGTTGATCTCGACGTAGCCGTACGGCGTGCCGAACGACACCGTCGAGATGGGCACACCCTGGTCCTTGGCCGTGCGCGCCGCGTTGAACGCGCCCTTGGGGTTGTCCGGGTTGGACGGCACCGTCTCCTTACCGTCCGACATCAGCACGATGCGGGCTGGCGGTGGTTCGTCACCGCCACCGATCACCGCGCCGACGGTGGCGATGGACTGCAGCGACGTGAAGATCGCCTCACCCGTGGCGGTGCGGTCGGCCAACTGGAGCTTGTCGATCGCGGACTTGGTGGATTCGCGGTTGGTGGTCGGCGACACCAGGACGGTGGCCGTTCCCGCGTAGGCGATCAGGCCCAGGTTGATGCCGGGCGTCAGCTGGTCGGCAAACTGCTTGGCCGCCTCCTGCGCCGCCGCGAGTCGGCTGGGTGCGACGTCGGTCGCACGCATCGACTGCGACACGTCGATCACGAGCATGACCACGGCGCGGTTGCGGGGAATGCGCACATCGTTGGTGGGGCCGGCCATGGCGATGGTGAACAGCACCATCGAGGCGACCATCAGCATCGCCGGCAGGTGCCGCCACCGGGTCGGCCGTTTGGGCGCGACCGTCTCCAGCAGTTCCATGTTGGCGAACCGCAGCACGCGCTTCTCGCGGGCCAACTGCACCACGACGTAGAGCGCGACCAGTCCGAGCACCACGAAGAAGAACAGGAAGAACCAGGGGTGTTCGAACCCGGTCAACGACATCGGCCCGAGCAGCGGCAGGGTCATAAACGCTCAGTCTTCTTTCTCATGGCTGTGGTGTGGCCCCGTCACCTCACTGCTGTCCGGACAGGGCACCGCGGCGCCGCGACGCGACGAACCGCACGATGTCGGCGATCCAGTCCCGGTCCGTGCGCAGCGTCAACAGCGGTGCGCCACAACGACGCAGCGTGCGGGCGACCTCTTGGCGGTGCCCGGCCGCGGCGCGTTCGAAGTCATCGCGCAGGCGCTCGTCGATCGTGAACTCGCGGGTCACGCCGGACTCGGTGTCCTGGAGGACGACGTCGCCGACGGCGGGCAGTTCGACGTCACGCGGGTCGAGCACCTCGATGCCGAGCACCTCGTGCCGTGCGGCGATCGCCCGCAGGGGACGCATCCAGTTGATGGGACCCAGGAAGTCACTGATGATGACTGCCATGCCGCGCCGGCGCTCGGGCCTGCGCAGCGCGTCGATGGCCGCCGCCAGATCGCCGCGCACACCCTGCGGTGCGCGCGGCATGGTCGCGATCGTGCGCAGCAGCGTCTGCTCGTGCATCCGACCCGACAGCGCGGGAACCCGAACCACCTTGTCGCCGTTGGCGATCACCGCACCCAGCCGGTTCCCGCCGCCGCTGTTGAGGTAGGTGATGGCGGCGGCCGCGGCGACCGCGAGATCGCGCTTCTCGCACCCGGTGGTGCCGAAGTCCAGGCTGGCCGACATGTCGACCACGAGCCAGGTCTCGAGCTCCCGGTCGGCGATCATCTGCCGCACATGCGGATGCGTGGTTCGCGCGGTCACCGACCAGTCCATCCGGCGCACGTCATCACCGGGCTGGTAGAGCCGCGACTCCCCCGGCTCCGATCCCGGACCCGGGATCAGGCCGAGGTGGTCACCGTGCAGCACACCGTCGAGCTTGCGTTTGACGGTGAGCTCGAGGGTGCGCAGCGCCGCCGAGAGTTGCGGATCGCCGATCTCGCCGCGCCCGAAGGACGGCGGATGGATGGGATTACGCTCGCTCACCGACCGTTGGCCGCCCCGGCGCCGACCCCGGTGGGCACCGAATGACCCTGCTGCGGAACAGCATTCACCTGGGGCAGGGCCACGGTCTGCAGGATGCGGTTGATCACCGTCTCGGGCGCGATGTCGTCGGCCAGCGCATCGTAGGTCAGGACCAGGCGGTGCCGCAGCACATCCGGGATGACCTCGATGACGTCCTGCGGAATCACGTAGTCGCGACCGCGCACCAGGGCCAGCGCGCGGGCCGCGGCGATCACGCCGAGTGAGGCGCGCGGCGAGGCGCCGAACGCGACCCACGACTTCACGTCGTTCAGACCGAACTGCTCGGGCTGACGGGTCGCGGTGATGACGCGGACGACGTAGTCGACGAGGGCGTGATGGACGAAGTTGTTGGCGGCCAGTTCCTGCAGGCGCAGCAGATCGCCGGGGTTCAGGATGGCCTTGGGCTCCGGCGGGGTGACACCCATCCGGTAGATGATCTCGCGCTCTTCCTCGGGCGTCGGGTAGTCGACGTTGATCTTGAACAGGAAGCGGTCGCGCTGCGCCTCGGGCAGCGGGTAGACGCCCTCGTTCTCGATCGGGTTCTGGGTCGCCATCACCAGGAAGGGCTTGGGCAGCGGGTAGGTCTTGCCGCCGATCGAGATCTTGCGCTCGGCCATGACCTCCAGCAGCGCGGACTGCACCTTTGCGGGTGCGCGGTTGATCTCGTCGGCGAGCAGGAAGTTGACCACAACCGGCCCGAGTTCGATGTCGAACTCCTCGCGGCCCTGCCGGTAGATCCGGGTGCCGATGATGTCGGTGGGCACCAGGTCGGGGGTGAACTGGATGCGGGCGAACGTGCCGCCGACCACCTTGGCGAACGTCTCGACGGCCAGCGTCTTGGCCACGCCGGGCACACCCTCGAGGAGCACGTGCCCCTTGGCCAGCAGTCCGACCAGGATGCGCTCGACCAGTTGGTCCTGCCCCACGATGATCCGCTTGACCTCGTAGATGGCCCGCTCAAGGGTGTGCACCTCGGCAGCCAGTCCGTTGGTGCTCGGCGGAGCGACCGCGGGACCACCCGCCGAAGGTGCTGCCGCATGCGCGCCGGGCGCCGACGAGTAGTTGGGCGGCCCAGCTGGTGATGTCATCGACTACGTCCTCCACATTCCTGCACACCCGGGTGCGCAGCTTCTTCGCATGACTTCGTTCACGGCTCGACGCGCTCCCCGGGGTGTTCCGAGGGCGCACGTGCGTTGCCCGGAGTCAACTATTCCAGGCACTTCGGGATCCGTCGACGTGCCCCACCGACGCGGGGCTGTTCAGGACTCGATGATGCGGGCCACGTAGGGCTGCAGGCCGGAGGTCCGGACGGGGCTGACGGTCACCTTGCCCGCGCTGCCGGAGGCCTCGAGCATGCGGCCACCGCCCAAGAACATCGCGACGTGCTGGCTGCCGCCGGGGCCCCAGAACAGCAGGTCGCCGCGCTTGGCCTGCGAGAGGGGCACCTTGCGCCCGGTGTTGTACTGGTCCCCGGAGTACTTCGGGATCAGCACCCCGACGCCCGCGTAGGAGAACTGCGTGAATCCCGAGCAGTCGAACCCGACGGTGCCTGCGCCGGAGTCGACGCCCGTCGACGGCCCGGTCGGCTTGCCGCCGCCCCACGAGTACGGCACACCCATCTGCGTGCCGCCACGACGGATCACATACTCAATCGCCTGGGGCCCACGCACCCGCCCGGCGGCCACACCGGTGGGCTGCTGCCCGCCCAGACCGATGCTGGACAGGAACTTGCGACCGAGGTCCATGGTCGCCTGCGTGGCCTGCGCCGTGGCGGCCAGCGACGCGTTGGCGATCGCGAGCGGATCGCCGGGAGCGCCGGCACTGAGCAGCTTCGGCAGCGTGGGGTCCCACTGACCGTCTTCGGGCGCCGCACCCGCGATGCCCGAGGTCGCCGGGGTGAGTCCGACGAGGAGTGCAAAGGACAGCAGGATCGCCGCAAGCGCCGGCATCACCGGACGCAGGCGGCGAAACAGCTTGTCACGCATAAAGTGTCGTCTTTCGTCAGTATTCGATGTAGCGGACGACGTACGGCGTCATACCGCTCGTGCGCACCGGCGAGATCTTGACGTGGGAACCGGTGTAGGGGGCTTCGATCATCTGGTTGTTGCCCAGGTAGATCGTGACGTGCTGGCTGCCGCCCGGACCGTAGAAGATGACGTCACCGCGACGCATCTGCGACGACGGGATCTTGCGGCCCATGTTGTACTGCGAGCCCGAGTAGTGCGGCAGCTTGATGCCGACGCCGGCGAACGCGTAGAGCACCAGGCCCGAACAGTCGAAGCCCACGGTGTTGGCCCCGGAGTCGATGCCCCTGCTCGGGCCCGCGGCGTTACCGCCACCCCACGAGTACGGCACGCCCATCTGCGACTGCGCCCGCCGGATCACGTACTCCGCGGCCTGCGCCCCGTAGACCTGCGGGATGGCGCCGTTGGTGATGCCGGTGTCGGCCGGTTTGAGAATGCCGAGCTTCTGCAGGAATTTGCGCCCGAGATCCGCGGTGACCTGCGCCGAACTGGCCGAGATCTGCAGCACCGTGTTGATGATCGCGATCGGGTCACCCGAGATGAAGGCGCTGGGCACCATCGGGAGCGTGGTGTCCCATTGGCTGGCCTCGCCGTAGGGCACGGTCGCGGTGGTGCCTGGGCTGCGATCCCAGTCCGCACCGGGTGCCGCAGGACCGGCGGCGGCCTGCGGTGCCGCACCGGGCACCGCACCGGGTGCCGCCGACGCCACCGGGCCCGAGGCCACGCTCGGCGCCGGCCGTGCGGCGGCGAGCTTGGCCTTGGCCGCATCCCGCTCCGCCGCCAGCGTCGTGATCTGGGTCTGCTGGTGGCCGAACTTCTGCTGTGCGGCCTTGAGCGCCTCGACGGCGCCGTCCTGGCTGGCCTCGGCGTTCGCTTCAGCCTCGTCGGCCTGCTGCTTGGCCAGTCGGGCCATCGACTCCTTGTTCACCTGCTCGGTACGGGCGCGCTGAAGGCTGGCCATGACCTGCTCGGAGCTGACCGCCAGCGTCCGGCTCGCGGCCGTCGTGGCGATCATGTCCTCAGGTGTGGCCGCCGACAGGTAGGACGCCGACGGCCCGGAGATGTAGCTGGCCGCGGCGAAAGTGTTGAATCGCTTCTGCGCGTCGGCGATTGC
The DNA window shown above is from Mycolicibacterium confluentis and carries:
- a CDS encoding TVP38/TMEM64 family protein; its protein translation is MPAAVRSTIRQIPRRRIMLTAIVIVILIAVALLVPVPTAVQLRDWAQSLGPWFPLAFLALHSVVTVLPFPRTAFTLAAGLLFGAGLGIALAVVASAISALIALIAVRAFGWQISSLVSHPSIDSIDAHLRRRGWLAVMSLRLIPAVPFSVINYAAGASAVRVLPYLGATIVGLAPGTAAVVILGDALTGRINPTLVLVSVCTACVGVAGLIVEIRNHRRTHAPARAESGPLTVSVENSARNDEAATSPGL
- a CDS encoding DoxX family protein, encoding MSGLTSTRTYTALAAVQAADAVACAIPLAVITKSFDDVGLPQKYRPIVPVVKAASAIGLLSAGRFPALARLTTFMLTIYFILAVGSHLRAKDYSPGLVAASSFLALFSTLTVKGPDSARAGA
- a CDS encoding SPFH domain-containing protein — encoded protein: MDGAVAGLVMLAVLVILAIIIVAKSVALIPQAEAAVIERLGRYSRTVSGQLTLLVPFIDRIRARVDLRERVVSFPPQPVITEDNLTLHIDTVVYFQVTNPQAAVYAISNYIVGVEQLTTTTLRNVVGGMTLEQTLTSRDSINAQLRGVLDEATGKWGLRVARVELKAIDPPPSIQESMEKQMKADREKRAMILTAEGVRESSIKQAEGQKQSQILAAEGAKQAAILAAEAERQSRMLRAQGERAAQYLQAQGQAKAIEKTFAAIKAGRPTPELLAYQYLQTLPLMAKGEANKVWVVPSDFGSALQGFTKLLGAPGEDGVFRYTPSPVEPETAPVDDSDEVADWFDTKTDPVIAQAVAKAEADARETPEQTPGAALPGPGFPQPSSLPPAGVHRAQP
- a CDS encoding NfeD family protein, giving the protein MPAALIWLIAALGLAGAEVLTGDLFLLMLGGGALAAAGTSALFGWPIWADGAVFLVVSVLLLVLVRPALRRRLQSGEPAETGIEALEGKSALVLDQITAHQGQVKLEGEIWTARPLNGGDVYKPGDQVTVMRIDGATAVVWKSD
- a CDS encoding ferrochelatase, with the translated sequence MDFDAILLLSFGGPEGPEQVRPFLENVTRGRNIPPERLDDVAEHYLHFGGVSPINGINRALIERLRTVTDLPIYFGNRNWEPYVEDAVAAMRDDGVRRAAVFVTSAWGGYSGCTQYVEDIARARRAVGDGAPELVKLRQYFDHPLLVEMFADAIAAARQTLPEHLRDAARLVFTAHSIPIAADDARGPRLYSRQVRCATELVAAAAGYTDYDQVWQSRSGPPHIPWLEPDIGDHVAALAEQGAKALIVCPIGFVADHIEVVWDLDSEVAEQARELGVALARATTPNDDVRYARLAVDLIDELRTGAPPLRVPHADSVAGCGISVNGQACEPPHCVAVGGAARPARPSAESR
- the inhA gene encoding NADH-dependent enoyl-ACP reductase InhA yields the protein MAGLLEGKRILVTGIITDSSIAFHIAKQAQEAGAELVLTGFDRMKLIQRIADRLPKPAPLLELDVQNNEHLDSLAGRITEVIGEGNKLDGVVHSIGFMPQTGMGVNPFFDAPYEDVAKGIHISAYSYASLAKATLPVMNSGGSIVGMDFDPTRAMPAYNWMTVAKSALESVNRFVAREAGPFGVRSNLVAAGPIRTLAMSAIVGGALGAEAGDQMRLLEEGWDQRAPVGWNMKDPTPVAKTVCALLSDWLPATTGTIIYADGGASTQLL
- the fabG1 gene encoding 3-oxoacyl-ACP reductase FabG1 yields the protein MTDTQTTGAEAAPSAGKPAFVSRSVLVTGGNRGIGLAIAQRLAADGHKVAVTHRGSGAPEGLFGVVCDVTDNAAVDRAFKEVEEHQGPVEVLVSNAGISKDAFLMRMTEDRFEEVINANLTGAFRVAQRASRSMQRKRFGRIIFIGSVSGMWGIGNQANYAAAKAGLIGMARSISRELSKAGVTANVVAPGYIDTEMTRSLDERIQEGALEFIPAKRVGTAEEVAGAVSFLASEDASYIAGAVIPVDGGMGMGH
- a CDS encoding VWA domain-containing protein — encoded protein: MTLPLLGPMSLTGFEHPWFFLFFFVVLGLVALYVVVQLAREKRVLRFANMELLETVAPKRPTRWRHLPAMLMVASMVLFTIAMAGPTNDVRIPRNRAVVMLVIDVSQSMRATDVAPSRLAAAQEAAKQFADQLTPGINLGLIAYAGTATVLVSPTTNRESTKSAIDKLQLADRTATGEAIFTSLQSIATVGAVIGGGDEPPPARIVLMSDGKETVPSNPDNPKGAFNAARTAKDQGVPISTVSFGTPYGYVEINDQRQPVPVDDEMLKKIADLSGGNAYTASSLEQLKEVFTSLQEQIGYETIKGDASVGWLRLGALILAAAALASLLINRRLPG
- a CDS encoding DUF58 domain-containing protein, with amino-acid sequence MSERNPIHPPSFGRGEIGDPQLSAALRTLELTVKRKLDGVLHGDHLGLIPGPGSEPGESRLYQPGDDVRRMDWSVTARTTHPHVRQMIADRELETWLVVDMSASLDFGTTGCEKRDLAVAAAAAITYLNSGGGNRLGAVIANGDKVVRVPALSGRMHEQTLLRTIATMPRAPQGVRGDLAAAIDALRRPERRRGMAVIISDFLGPINWMRPLRAIAARHEVLGIEVLDPRDVELPAVGDVVLQDTESGVTREFTIDERLRDDFERAAAGHRQEVARTLRRCGAPLLTLRTDRDWIADIVRFVASRRRGALSGQQ
- the moxR1 gene encoding chaperone MoxR1 translates to MTSPAGPPNYSSAPGAHAAAPSAGGPAVAPPSTNGLAAEVHTLERAIYEVKRIIVGQDQLVERILVGLLAKGHVLLEGVPGVAKTLAVETFAKVVGGTFARIQFTPDLVPTDIIGTRIYRQGREEFDIELGPVVVNFLLADEINRAPAKVQSALLEVMAERKISIGGKTYPLPKPFLVMATQNPIENEGVYPLPEAQRDRFLFKINVDYPTPEEEREIIYRMGVTPPEPKAILNPGDLLRLQELAANNFVHHALVDYVVRVITATRQPEQFGLNDVKSWVAFGASPRASLGVIAAARALALVRGRDYVIPQDVIEVIPDVLRHRLVLTYDALADDIAPETVINRILQTVALPQVNAVPQQGHSVPTGVGAGAANGR
- the ripB gene encoding NlpC/P60 family peptidoglycan endopeptidase RipB; amino-acid sequence: MRDKLFRRLRPVMPALAAILLSFALLVGLTPATSGIAGAAPEDGQWDPTLPKLLSAGAPGDPLAIANASLAATAQATQATMDLGRKFLSSIGLGGQQPTGVAAGRVRGPQAIEYVIRRGGTQMGVPYSWGGGKPTGPSTGVDSGAGTVGFDCSGFTQFSYAGVGVLIPKYSGDQYNTGRKVPLSQAKRGDLLFWGPGGSQHVAMFLGGGRMLEASGSAGKVTVSPVRTSGLQPYVARIIES